Below is a genomic region from Sorghum bicolor cultivar BTx623 chromosome 9, Sorghum_bicolor_NCBIv3, whole genome shotgun sequence.
ctcgaggcttccgtaccggcatggcctcgagctgtcccatcttgatagcctggtgatgattacgcgtgcccctgcattatGCTCTGCGTGCCGTCTTGTGTTGGTTCAACGATCGCATGCTTGTAcagtatggcggcagatccggcggggtggttgtggtgttgtcagtcgacgcccaactcgtccccaggatggaactctgttcggtcgagggtcggacgccgtgtaatgtgccgatatctggagcgctgaccttggatgtctcgagggggtcccgattagatgtCCCATCTTCGTTTCCTGCATCTTGACACGCCCTggattgtttggtggggaaggctgcaaaaagaacgatgagacgggtgcctgtttcctatcacgcttcccgcggtcagtgtgttaggtgggaaaatggcaggtgcattaaatgccctggctctcgtgcgcgcgtcaggcggcggacagtgtccttgcgctcggcgcttcccgattcgctcgagcccgtttccgtattctACGGTAGccagcgctcgacccctgattggttcgctcgacgctatttccgtcttcgaggctgcggacgTCGATGGCTGCGTATATGCACATCTAGAGCGTCGAGTCGAGGGCCTCGTCCTGTGTACGGATAGTCTTGTtacgtgcatcggtgagggtaccccttattgataccctcgacagtagccctcgAGTCTccgttcgagcgctggcgctcgagtggaggctgtattCTCGGGTCGagcttccgtgggggcgcgcgagcgaccccgcgggggtagcccccgagcccttgaaggagtttttgactccttcgagggttatattgcctagtttgcagaaacgatatcgacaccagtggtggtaggttctgattggctcgttttacgtggaggtttcgacgtactctcgatagagcgagaaTCTTCCCCCCCAGatggagttcctagcgggtagtccaagtgagaacctgtgcccctttcgagggggtcagctgtagcccggaggcgttctcataaagcgggattgacgtggtcggggatactagtctcattcgatagagtccggcggctcgatgcctcccgtcggggggattcctctcgactgtctcgaccctaccttggatatcgccagcgagtcttcgaggcgggcctcgatctttgaccgctcgctggggatccctgactctggtgctcgagatcggctgtcgaaccctttcggcgggccagccatcgacctctcgagactctcgcaggtacgccccttggcttacaagggaaggaagtggccgtggcagttcgcctttttgctcgttgggcgcgcctcttcaggtgggtgacgttacgacactgcgtcggcgtgaaattcggagcgccccgccTGTGAGGAGAAAGAGAcggttaggtggcgcatttatggggggagttacctcatttctcggatctgtccgttggcggactgctgcctataaatacgccgtggcgtcgccgccattctttcttcttccttccgccttctcgccttcatcctctcgTTGCCTTTGCTCTCTCGCTGCCTTacgcgcgcgtgcaccccctcgagcggtagcggaTCCATCGTCCTcccaaccaagatgcctgtgacactcgtcgccgccgccgactggcgcccgtcgtcgatgacggagcgccggttgctagagcttgagagtgagggactcttgcgccgccgcacctcgctgtcgtcgccagagtggatcgcgccgtcgGTGAGTcatagggagccccagccgcccgagggctatgtggtgtcgttcgccaagttccaccaccacggactgggcgctcccccgagccgcttcatgcgggccttctgcttccactatggggtggagctccagcatttctccccgaacgccatcaccgtcgcggcggtctttgccgcggtgtgtgagggctatctagggatgatgccccactgggatctgtagctccacctctacaggggcgagcttttcaacgcccccaccagaACCACTGGTGTGAGGAAGcacgtgcgggccgggtgcctcaacctggtgctgaagacgaagaagacggagaggccgcgcgagtatatcccggtggggctgtcgtcgaaccacgctgggtgggactcccagtggttctacttgaggaacgacgacggtctcttccccgcttacacgggccgtctgattacagagcgcccggacaactggacgtacggcgtcgtccaagagcaccagtcgcggctcgaccccctcctcgacgccatgaagaagctgcgtctggagggcctgtccgccgctctcgtcctcccggccgtccatcgtcaaagggtcctccctttgatgtatcggccgttgaggatggacgagatggggtcTGGCATCTTGTCgcgggatctcgaggcttgccgaatgtccaacgtggctctggcggacgatgagatcgctgcccgggtcagggcggccatcgccggtgacttcaagtcgaagcacgtcaacggcttccctatgaggcccgacgaaggTTCGGTCGACCTGGTATGCTCTTTTCTCGCACATAGCTCCGATTctggattttcctcgatcctttttTTTAAACCTTCCTTTATTCTGGCAGGGTCGTATTGATGTccgatcctcgaggccccctgtgacaggcggtcgatcgtgacaggcggcgccagtccgccgaaaagctgaagtccgccaaggactctgcaaagaaaggggagaaaaagaagaatctcgacTGCCAAGCATTAGATGCGCGTCGAGCTCAATCCAGGcggaggggggagcctgaggaagaatcccccagcgaagatgatgatgacgacgaggacagcgacgactccgaggggatggcgtcacgtctcgatcggatcctcgagggcccgcctcgaggtgacgtcgacatcccccggacggaggctcCGAAGGAGGGCCCGAGCGGATCCCaccgccctcgggccgacacGCCTCCTGCGCCCTCGACTGGCCaggtcgcgccgcgccctccccccgcgcccaggggggtggccatgctaggccccaggcgacgggtccactgactcgtggtcgcgctgcggcctccgagaaaggagaggccagccgcaggagcgccagtcctggAGCCCGCCAAGCGGGAATTGCTGTGCCAGTGCCAGTGCCTGCACTCGAGGGGCCCGGAGCCTtggcgcggggtggctcgaggcccaccggtagGGGTACCGGTAGgcgagctattcttcccgtAGGGTAAGCTTTTTGAAGTTGTGACTTTTGTTTACCCATTCCCTCGCGTTTCCATGTATTCTAGTCTTTTCATGTTCATTCCCTTCTTTTTAGGCtaaagcggacgctcgagcaggcccagccctcaatggcgaagaggctcaaggcaggagcagcctccaaggagccaggtttgtagtttgtttctgggtcttgTGACGTTTTTGTGTCGGTTATTACAGTGACCGACCTTTATTCTTTACTtcgcaggctcctccgactctcaacCTCCGGCGGACGCTGGTAGTGCTCCATCTCGTCCCGAGCCTACTCCGATGCCGTCGACGCGTGTCGAGGCGCCCCAAACTCAAGGGCaggaaggagcccccgagccttcccgattgggggtcgaggtggaccccatcaccatcagcgacacgtctggtggTAACGAGGCGTCTGGGGACGCCCaacctatggaggaggaggcgtcgaccTCTCTCATCTCGGGACGGACTCCATGTCCCgctggccttcgagccctcgaggagcagaaggagaaagagaaagagggggaggagcgggagcgcgaggcgacgcggccgccacaggagtagcagcagcagcaacaacatcagcaggaggagcagcagcagcagcaggagcaacaAACGCTCGAGggacagcaacagcagctgtgttggcacttcttaacgcaaccaccggatatcggtgatggcgccagaaatgcctggtgtggtaactctattaactattggataattccgcaagcgcacagaaggtaccgctgtagcacttcacccgggagtattccaaggtatcgtaatttatattttcccaagggaaagcaatagctagaaatgcttgtaagAAAAGAGATCCTATCTCAACTTAGTTACAACTAGTGCAGAGAGGTGATAACGAAAGGTGAAGGAAgagatgatgatgatccagagataatcaaaaaggataactacaagataactagagtagagtagctaggtgggaggacaacaagTGAGTACAGGTTCCTAggatatctaattctactctcgtgaactaatcttaatcaaatagcagagacacactagattgataccttactaatggctgccagggatagccgagctggtaagacgcttaaaaggttttttcacctaaccccttaccgaaagcgactattgggcttatggacgccttatcttttaagaactagctcgtacgtgaggagaacctaatgccgcccacgatctgtcacctactagggagtgcgcccctactttccgtccgagccagcgacacccaaaggcaagacctagcctaagcaccgcgcttacgctaactctcactactctagctgcgatcaaacaactatagcaccttgctaaaggcgatgggaaacagccacgagcttgttacaggatcacaatctaatatgtaactactaaaggacaagatagaacactacaatactattgcaagaataatattgcacaaagtaatacttagaaaagtagaaagagaatatattaagaaaacaagtcttacaggagaaaagatacaagagctataccagactctccagaagacgactccggagaccccgagcttcgctcgactcaactctaactcccacactagactactactactactactcactTGTATCTAGCTTGGATCACTTGAACCTTCAAATCATCATGCCTTGGAAGGGTGAAAtcagcctctatttatagggagaggtggagtaggggctactccaccgccacgtcatcgatccgtgtgatcatgcctctccacccttggatcaaaccgacttcacaaccgccatttgatcaacggcaggggcaaaccaacacgtgagacatgtggggaaggtcggtgggaggccaccgaccctgaaaccgccttacatgtggggtcgggcgaccccactcctgaccacctgggcccaccagcagtgtccacaatggtcccttatgtcggtggagtaggtggcacacctgggtcccaccaaagaggggtcgggcgaccccctccctgtgggcccagggtgtcacctgttgtcccctcgatctcctcttgatgattctgatgttggctttgtcaaataatgtcttgaatttgttgttcctgcataaacaagctaagagtacaagtggaactagttatggataaaatatgttcatgtcatgtcatttccccttgcaaccgaggcatgttgacggtgttttgtatgtggatttctatggtatatccaccgtcaacaagatcccccaagcttaacctttgctcgtcccgagcaaacaaacaaacttagcctcggtggatcaggtattgttactatgttcacatttcaagagtaccatgtgtacaacaaagttcttctctttgcatgaaaaatttagctatgtaaacttacccatattaccttagtcccttatggggcttatggcttttcctttgtcttaggtggttgaaagacagaacagtttgacttgagcactaactttctcattcttagcaagtttcatatcagaggttttgtgatattttcaaaagaaaacttaaatgttcctcatatggttctctcatgtcactcaaatggtgtataattcctcaccaaggcatatgatagagttgccttctctatttcatcctatttctaaaaggcttatgtggagcttaaggtagagatgaaaggagatagcatacttactttgcatgtgttgcgaagtcaaagctcggatccttgaagagaagtgtcatactcccagatcaagatgtgcaagtgtgatatatggtggactaggttgctcctttatttgctacactctctctacctgtatattgagacatggctagcattttatttttcttcgagctttatgtgctcaatattttttttttgtggacttgcacatgtccatctttttatttcattttgcctaggcttttgatgtctcatttaccaaataatgcttagagagagatattctaacatttagagtatggagcaacctatttagtggatgcgaaatacatgtggttgcgtacttccagtgtagaagcagcatatatatctggatcttaggagcatgaaaagtctcttaacaggggtcaacaagacttgacgacactcaacacaaagcaaatagcttatgtggaaaggttgcaatcatgtaaagtagatatagctgtggtaggaattcatcaccattgaggaacaattaaggttttgatcattttaagaataaatttctgataatcatgcatgcttagaataaTATTATAGCAGCTCTTGTCtcactatctcatgtcccacaacaacttagacttagttctagcacttgcaacccacaaagttttcaggttcatggcagtttaagtgagctaagtgatccatacttggagaaatactaagttgtatactaggtactagagaaacattaacaagcaactagtcatcatttccatgagggatatagacatacatgaagcatatatgctaaagggaaatgctaatttttttttttagagcaagaatgataaaatgcatggaaataaataggatagaatacttaccttggtgggggagaggatctcccccaagcttgtccTTCCTCACTGGGGTGGATACGATGGATATGGTGGATATGGTGGAGGATATTGCTGTGGAGGATATTGCGCAGGAGGAGGTGGATATGCATGTGGTGGTTGAGGAATGTATGGTGGTACGGGCAGGTGATATGATGTGTAGGCTTGGCACCAGTTTCTATTGCTGCTCTCCTCAAAATTTTGGATTTGCTGTTGGGTTTCCACAGTGGCAGTGTGAATGGCTTCATGGTTAGTACGCAATGTAGCCATACCTGATCTGAGTAGCTCCATGTCATGACGGTGACTGCGGTTTCCAAtctcctgcgaagaagaaagagacAACCGGGCACTACGTCTCCTCCCCGTCTCGGAGGTGTGCATGGCATTGGAAGTGCCCTCATTATCTGAATCATCTTGCTGTTCAGCTCGTGACTGTCCACGTGTGAATGGCCCTGCAAAACTTCTACGTCCTCCAACTCCAGGAACATTAGGCATTAACGGGTGGCCCCCATATAATTTTAACTCTGGTTGTGGCAAAATGAGTCTTGCATTTGATTTACGCAATATAAATTCAATTGTGTCATTGGGGCCACGCGTAATTACTTTTGCTTGAATGAAATGATATTTTCCTAACACAGTTCTCGGAGTGGGTATGTACTGGATGGTGTCATCAAGGATAAAAATGTAATCACACAATTTTGTAATTATAGAGGTGAACTCAATTGGGTCATTCTTCCGTGCTATAGTGATCCAATGATGTACCATGGCTTTTACCGGTGCAATACGAATTCTATTCACCATGGCATATAGAATTCTACTATCAATTTCCCGCACAATCCGAATGTCATCTCTAGGGAATAGGGTGATGCCTATCCATTTGTGCATGAACCGTAGTGTGGGATGGCAAATATGGCTAGTACGTGGGTAAGTCTTTCCAATTAGATTCTCCCCAGTTATTTCATGCCAAAATTCTTGTCTATTAAAACCCCTTGTGGCAACTTCTACGTTGGTTTTAAAATTCATAAAGCCTAAACATGCAGCTAGATGGTCCCATGTGAAATCATAATCGTGGTTTCTTAGGCGAAAGTAAATGGTTGTTTCGGTTACCCTTACGGTGCTCAAAAATTCTAGAGTGAGAATCTTGCTACCTAGGTGTTCCGAAAAGTCCCAAAATTCACCCCATCCTATTGCAGCAAAGACATCAAAGAATTCCTCATACATACCTGTGTCTTTGAGGAATTTAGGGTCAATTACCTTGGTATGCTTGAATTCACGGTGGCGTAGATGGTTAAGCTTCTCCATTTCTTCTACGGTGAGCAAAAGTCCGGTCTCTATATCTTGCATCCGTAGAGGTGCTGCTTCTTCATTAAGTGGTGTTTGCTGTGGCATGGCCTCATGCTCTTGCTCCTCATGAGTCTCAGAGGGAAGTCCCTGATGAGAGGAGTACTCTTCTACCGAACTCATGGTGCCATGGGAGTGCCTTGATGAGCTTCCGCTAAACGCTCCACGCACTTTCTTCCCTATGTTCTTGAGTGGATTCTTCATGCTAGATCAAGAAAATAACGAACACCACTTCCACCAGAGAGGTTAGTTTAGATTTTAACTCTTCTTACCGGCTGATTACCTCTCTTGATTTCTCGACGGGTGAACACTTGAGCAATAGGGAAAGTGAAAGGAAGAGTGTTGATGATTTTCTTGAGTTGCTAGTAGAGGAAAATGGTTGTGAGTGAATGAGTGAGTGGATGGAAGAGAGGACAAGTGCGGAGGGCACTTtgtcagggtcggccgacccctctttTTCCACGAAACCACAAATGGCCAACACCTTGTGTCAAGGAAAGATGGAtgggaaagaaagaaataagGAATGCTGCAgggagggggtcgggcgaccccatcaCCACCTCCTCTTTGCGCTAGCTGTTCACCAGATTGATGATGAATGTGTGCCATGGCTGGTTCCCCATCTCCACTCACTCTCTCCTTTCTTTTGGATGTTTTCTCAAAGAATCTCTTCTTGGAATGTGGTGAAAGAGAAAGGAGGGAACAAGACAAGACTAGATGGGTGGATGTTTGCTCATGAGATGCTTCACGGGATGAGCTTCTCAAAATGTTGATTTACTTAAGGCTTTAAGCAAGTATCTTTCCCATACTTAGCAAGAGTGATTTGTCTAGGGGTTGCTTAAGTGACTTTAGAAAGAAGAAGATGGTTTTTGTTAAGTTAGCAGTGTCTCCTAATTTCACTTACGTTTTAGTGGAAGGAGGGGATGAGAACTAGAAACTCTAGCTCCTAGGGTGAGTGTCGATGTTTATGAGTCTTTATTTCTATACTCACTCTCCCTACATTACTTGTGCTGCCATACACCAGAGGAGGGGAGGAAGTGGGGCCAACCAtgtggtcggccgacccctcctCTCACTCTTGAGTAATGCTGGGCACACTACACGAGTAACAGAACAAGCACATGCAAGAAAAATAGATGAAAGAGTTAGAGAATTCTCATGCACGGTTCAATTCGTTGATCAAGTGGGATTACATGAGTTGACATGGTAATGTTTTGGTGTTTTCTTGAATGGAGCATAGCATGTCATGACAGGAAGTGGCAAAGGACACGAGATGATAGGTGGGGgccaccaaagtggggtcgggcgacccccctttgggccCCACCTGGTGTCCACCTTGCTCAGtgagtttttatttttactttACTTGTCTTAACTCAAGTTGATAGAAGGGTTGGAAAAAATGAAGGAAGTTTAATAAGTAACTTAAAGTTAAAGGTCAGTGGGCTTACCTTGATGGAAGAGCTGTTACCTAGGTCCCTAGAACAGGACCTCCTCCTTGAGTTGATACAGAAATTTTCTTCGGAGGTGTCATCGGTTGTATTACCTTCTTCTTCCATATTTTCTTGCTCTTTGCTCTTGGCGTTGGATTGGTCTTTTTCTTTGGCCTAGTTATGAATGTGACGGTTGCCACATCCACTGCCAAGATTAGTGAGCATTGCACTACCTTTGGTTTGAAGTTGAACTTCTCCTGGGCCCCATTGATTGTAAATTGAATTTCTCCGGCTCCAACGTCAATATGTGCATTAGCAGTGCTGAGAAATGGTCTTCCCAGGATAAGTGGAGTCTTTTCATCCACCTCCATGTCGAGTACCACGAAATCCACAGGGACCAGGAACTCGCGTATCTTTACGGGGATATTCTCAGCTACCCCCGCAGGATGGCGAATTGACTGATCCGCTAACTGCAAATGTATTGATGTAGGGGACAAAACAGCATGGGTTAGTTTATCAAATATTACCTTTGGCatgacactgacacttgctcccaaGTCGCACAGTGCATGCTCGAAGTGATGTGTCCCAATGGAGCAGTCGATGGTAGGACATCCagggtccttcttcttttctggTAGTTGGTTTAGTATCGCCGCGCTGCATTCTTCTGTTAGCTTAATCACCTCAGTTGTAGGCAGCGGGCGTTTGTTGTTGAGGATGTCTCTCAAATACTTGGCATAGGTTGGAACCTGCATTGCATCAAGTAGTGGAATATTGACATATAATTGCCGAATTACCTCAACAAACTTCCCGAATTGTTCATCGGTGGTTGGCTTCCTCGTTCTTGGAAATGGCAGCAGAATGTTGGTGTCGTAGAACTCGTGCGGAGCTGTCTTTCCATAGAACTTGGTGTTTTCCTGCTTAGATGGTGCTTCTTTCTTGTCTTCCTCAACTTCCTTATCTTTTCTTGCAGTCTTTTTTTTCATGTCAGGATATGGTGGATCACGTgtggtcttaccccctctcgtggtcacattaaagatattgcaagaaTTTACAGAAGAAGGAACAGTAGCAGCAATTTGTGCTATTTGAGACTCTAAAATTTTATTAAAGTTTAATTGGTCCTTAACAGAAGAAACAAGGGAATCCATTTTAGCAGTTAATGATTCAAGAGTCTTGTCATTAGCTAACAATCTTTTGTTCATGCTTTCATTGATTTTAGCTTGATTAATGACAAGTTCTTTAAGTGAAAGCCAGTTAgagttactagagttaccttggcCCTGGAAGCGCGAAGTTGGTCGTCCATTGTTGAAGGATTGCACAGCTTCATGGCTTGCATTTTGCACCCTGCTCTGTTGGTTCGCACGTGCAGTGGCGTATTGTTGGATGGCCTCTCGATCTTTCTTTACCTTGGCTCGTTCATCCAACTTCTTCAACAAGAACTCCATCCTGTGAGATATTTCATTTACCTCTTCAATGGTTTTCGTGCTTCTCTTCTTGAGTTGAGGGCGTTCTTCTCTCCATGTTTGATTTGTCACTATGTTCTCAATGAGAGTTTTAGCTTGAGTGACATTGAGGGAGGTAAACGCTCCTCTTGCGGTGGCATCAAGGTGGCTACGAGCTACTGGAGTCagcccatggtagaaaccttgaatCAGGAGCCACTCTTTAATTCCATGATGTGGACACTCttgaatgtactcctgcagacgttcccatgcttcgggaatagtCTCGTCTGCCTTCTGTTGGAAGCTTGAAATCTTTGCCCTCAGAGCAGATGTCTTGCCCATTGGGAAGAATTTcctgagaaatgcattggcacaTCTTCTCCAGGTGTTGACATCATCGGGTTGAGCGTAAAACCATTGCTTTGCCTTCCCAAGCAATGAGAATGGGAATAGGCGAAGGCGGATGGCGTCGGCCGTTACCCCTCTGATGGCAATAGTGCTACACACTTCcaaaaagtgttggagatgtgcATTTGCATCTTCATGTGGCTTCCCACTAAATGTACTTGCTTGCAccatagtgataagtgatggcttAATCTCAAAGTCGACATCTTCGACCTCCACCCTCGGTCCAATGGTAACATGGGCAACTGATTGAGATGAGAAGTCGGAGATTGATGAGGAAGCCATTGACTGGTAGAGTGTCGGTGCTAAGCCTCCTTCCTTGAGTGAATTCAAGTATGAGCTGGATCTCCGATAAGTTACTAGACGGTGTCTAGGACTCTGTCGGGATGTCTCAGGATTTTCTAATGTGGCGTTGAATTGGAACTCACTCATACAATGCCCTGCTTCACAATATAGAGAAACAAAGGCAAGGGGTAAACCCCCCCTACAACTAATTGATACTAAGTTgatgatatattttttttcggATTCGTTCTTACTAAGATTTCTAGGCTATGctttccctggcaacggcgccagaaatgcttgttggcacttcttaacgcaaccaccggatatcggtgatggcgccagaaatgcctggtgtggtaactctattaactattggataattccgcaagcgcacagaaggtaccggtgtagcacttcacccgggagtattccaaggtatcgtaatttatattttcccaagggaaagcaatagctagaaatgcttgtaagAAAAGAGATCCTATCTCAACTTAGTTACAACTAGTGCAGAGAGGTGGTAACGAAAGGTGAAGGAAgggatgatgatgatccagagataatcaaaaaggataactacaagataactagagtagagtagctaggtgggaggacaacgagtgagtacagGTTCCTAggatatctaattctactctcgtgaactaatcttaatcaaatagcagagacacactagattgataccttactaatggctgccagggatagccgagctggtaagacgcttaaaaggttttttcacctaaccccttaccgaaagcgactattgggcttatggacgccttatcttttaagaactagctcgtacgtgaggagaacctaatgccgcccacgatctgtcacctactagggagtgcgcccctactttccgtccgagccagcgacacccaaaggcaagacctagcctaagcaccgcgcttacgctaactctcactactctagctgcgatcaaacaactatagcaccttgctaaaggcgatgggaaacagccacgagcttgttacaggatcacaatctaatatgtaactactaaaggacaagatagaacactacaatactattgcaagaataatattgcacaaagtaatacttagaaaagtagaaagagaatatattaagaaaacaagtcttacaggagaaaagatacaagagctataccagactctccagaagacgactccggagaccccgagcttcgctcgactcaactctaactcccacactagactactactactactactcactTGTATCTAGCTTGGATCACTTGAACCTTCAAATCATCATGCCTTGGAAGGGTGAAAtcagcctctatttatagggagaggtggagtaggggctactccaccgccacgtcatcgatccgtgtgatcatgcctctccacccttggatcaaaccgacttcacaaccgccatttgatcaacggcaggggcaaaccaACATGtgagacatgtggggaaggtcggtgggaggccaccgaccctgaaaccgccttacatgtggggtcgggcgaccccactcctGACCACCTGGgcgcaccagcagtgtccacaatggtcccttatgtcggtggagtaggtggcacacctgggtcccaccaaagaggggtcgggcgaccccctccctgtgggcccagggtgtcacctgttgtcccctcgatctcctcttgatgattctgatgttggctttgtcaaataatgtcttgaatttgttgttcctgcataaacaagctaagagtacaagtggaactagttatggataaaatatgttcatgtcatgtcatttccccttgcaaccgaggcatgt
It encodes:
- the LOC110430417 gene encoding uncharacterized protein LOC110430417 → MASSSISDFSSQSVAHVTIGPRVEVEDVDFEIKPSLITMVQASTFSGKPHEDANAHLQHFLEVCSTIAIRGVTADAIRLRLFPFSLLGKAKQWFYAQPDDVNTWRRCANAFLRKFFPMGKTSALRAKISSFQQKADETIPEAWERLQEYIQECPHHGIKEWLLIQGFYHGLTPVARSHLDATARGAFTSLNVTQAKTLIENIVTNQTWREERPQLKKRSTKTIEEVNEISHRMEFLLKKLDERAKVKKDREAIQQYATARANQQSRVQNASHEAVQSFNNGRPTSRFQGQGNSSNSNWLSLKELVINQAKINESMNKRLLANDKTLESLTAKMDSLVSSVKDQLNFNKILESQIAQIAATVPSSVNSCNIFNVTTRGGKTTRDPPYPDMKKKTARKDKEVEEDKKEAPSKQENTKFYGKTAPHEFYDTNILLPFPRTRKPTTDEQFGKFVEVIRQLYVNIPLLDAMQVPTYAKYLRDILNNKRPLPTTEVIKLTEECSAAILNQLPEKKKDPGCPTIDCSIGTHHFEHALCDLGASVSVMPKVIFDKLTHAVLSPTSIHLQLADQSIRHPAGVAENIPVKIREFLVPVDFVVLDMEVDEKTPLILGRPFLSTANAHIDVGAGEIQFTINGAQEKFNFKPKVVQCSLILAVDVATVTFITRPKKKTNPTPRAKSKKIWKKKVIQPMTPPKKISVSTQGGGPVLGT